Proteins from a single region of Oryza brachyantha chromosome 6, ObraRS2, whole genome shotgun sequence:
- the LOC102715589 gene encoding probable glycosyltransferase At5g25310: MAALGCSHRREREVASRLGVASCCLVVAVTVVGAAVLAGFLSVSGGAGVLLVASPSSSPPARRLSTGLAKERAGTTVRTPPRVERELDAARAAIRRAARRRRCHGGHVGAGEGSNVSSANWLRFFGDVDDYARLERVYRNPAAFYRSYVEMEKRFKVYVYEEGEPPVVHEGPCKNIYAVEGRFIEELELMAAAAPRADSGGGGVRTWDPARAHAFFLPFSVSQMVQLAYRPLSYDLSPLRALVADYVGVVAARHRFWNRSAGADHFMLSCHDWGPHASRGHPELYANAIRALCNANTSEGFRPPKDVSIPEINLYDGHTPPELLASPAPSSSSPSSRPFLAFFAGGRHGHVRDLLLRHWKGRDPAAFPVYEYDLPSAVVSASGGAGAGGGNPYYAYMRRSRFCLCPSGHEVASPRVVEAIHAECVPVVVADGYALPFADVLRWEAFSVAVGVADVPRLREVLERIPATEVERLRDGVRLVKRHFMLHQPPERLDMFHMILHSVWLRRLNLRLNTH, encoded by the exons ATGGCGGCTCTGGGGTGCAGCCACCGACGCGAGCGCGAGGTCGCGTCTCGGCTCGGCGTGGCGAGCTGCTGCTTGGTCGTCGCTGTCACGGTCGTCGGAGCCGCCGTGCTCGCCGGCTTCTTGTCTGtctccggcggcgcgggggtgcTGCTGGTCGcgtctccttcttcttctcccccaGCGCGGCGGCTGTCCACTGGTCTCGCCAAG GAGAGGGCCGGGACGACGGTGAGGACGCCGCCGAGAGTGGAGCGGGAGCTCGACGCTGCGCGAGCTGCGATTCGgcgggcagcgcggcggcggcggtgtcatGGCGGtcacgtcggcgccggcgagggaaGCAACGTCAGCTCGGCGAACTGGCTGAGGTTCTtcggcgacgtcgacgactACGCTCGCCTGGAGCGCGTCTACCGCAACCCGGCGGCGTTCTACCG GAGCTACGTGGAGATGGAGAAGCGGTTCAAGGTGTACGTGTACGAGGAAGGCGAGCCGCCGGTCGTGCACGAGGGCCCGTGCAAGAACATCTACGCCGTCGAGGGCCGCTTCATCGAGGAGCTGGAgctcatggcggcggcggcgccgcgggccgacagcggcggcggcggcgtccggacGTGGGAcccggcgcgcgcgcacgcctTCTTCCTGCCGTTCAGCGTCTCGCAGATGGTGCAGCTGGCGTACCGGCCGCTCTCCTACGACCTCTCGCCGCTCCgggccctcgtcgccgactacgtcggcgtcgtcgccgcccgccaccgcttCTGGAAccgctccgccggcgccgaccacTTCATGCTCTCCTGCCATGACTGG GGTCCGCACGCGTCGAGGGGGCACCCGGAGCTGTACGCCAACGCCATCCGCGCGCTCTGCAACGCCAACACGTCGGAGGGGTTCCGCCCGCCCAAGGACGTCAGCATCCCGGAGATCAACCTCTACGACGGCCACACGCCGCCGGAGCTCctggcctcgccggcgccatcgtcgtcgtcgccgtcgtcgcggccgTTCCTGGCCttcttcgccggcggccggcacgGGCACGTCCGCGACCTCCTGCTCCGCCACTGGAAGGGCCGCGACCCGGCCGCCTTCCCCGTCTACGAGTACGACCTCCcctccgccgtcgtctccgcctccggtggcgccggcgccggcggcggcaacccCTACTACGCGTACATGCGGCGGAGCAGGTTCTGCCTGTGCCCGAGCGGGCACGAGGTGGCGAGCCCGCGCGTGGTGGAGGCGATCCACGCCGAGTGCGTGCCGGTGGTGGTCGCCGACGGGTACGCGCTGCCGTTCGCCGACGTGCTGCGGTGGGAGGCGTTCTCCGTGGCGGTGGGCGTCGCCGACGTGCCGAGGCTGCGGGAGGTGCTGGAGCGGATACCGGCGACGGAGGTGGAGCGCCTccgcgacggcgtgcggctggTGAAGCGCCACTTCATGCTGCACCAGCCGCCGGAGAGGCTCGACATGTTCCACATGATCCTCCACTCCGTCTGGCTCAGGAGGCTCAACCTCAGACTCAACACTCACTGA
- the LOC102720243 gene encoding hydroxyproline O-galactosyltransferase HPGT2-like produces the protein METLESAMRRENRRFKGPSASASASAALSSGRVPLVMAFLSCLAWLYVAGRLWQDAQTRMILSGLLEKNSGNLPKVLSVEDKLRNLGCIGIGRKIAEAEMDLTKAKSEGYLRGNGTAATGGSDKKKLLAVIGVYTGFGSRLKRNVFRGSWMPRGDALKKLEDKGVVIRFVIGRSANRGDSLDRNIDEENHRTKDFLILESHEEAAEELPSKVKFFFSAAIEAWDAEFYVKVDDNINLDLAGLIEMLEGRRGSQGLYMGCMKSGAVVSEEGQQWYEPEWWKFGDSKTYFRHASGALFILSNNLARYININSASLQSYAHDDISVGSWMMGLNSTYVDDDRLCCGSSRQEKVCSQA, from the exons atggAGACGCTGGAGAGCGCCATGCGGCGGGAGAACCGCCGCTTCAAGggcccctccgcctccgcctccgcctccgccgccctctccTCCGGCAGGGTCCCCCTCGTCATGGCCTTCCTCTCCTGCCTCGCGTGGCTCTACGTCGCCGGCCG GCTGTGGCAGGACGCGCAGACGAGGATGATCCTCTCCGGCCTCCTCGAGAAGAACTCCGGCAAT CTTCCGAAGGTTCTGTCGGTGGAGGACAAGCTGAGGAATCTAGGATGCAT TGGGATCGGTAGGAAGATTGCGGAGGCAGAGATGGACCTTACGAAGGCGAAGAGTGAGGGGTATTTGCGGGGGAATGGAACTGCTGCTACTGGTGGTTCCGACAAGAAGAAGCTCCTTGCTGTTATTGGAGTTTACACTGGTTTTGGTTCCCGGCTCAAGAGGAACGTCTTCCGTGGCTCCTGGATGCCGAGAG GTGATGCTCTGAAGAAGCTTGAGGACAAGGGTGTGGTTATTCGTTTTGTTATTGGTCGGAG TGCAAATCGAGGTGATAGCTTGGACCGTAATATTGATGAAGAAAATCACCGGACTAAAGATTTCTTGATTCTG GAAAGTCAtgaggaagcagcagaggaGTTACCTAGCAAAGTTAAGTTTTTCTTTAGTGCTGCAATTGAAGCTTGGGATGCAGAGTTCTATGTCAAAGTTGATGACAACATTAATCTTGACTTGG CTGGCTTAATTGAGATGCTTGAAGGCCGTCGGGGTAGCCAAGGACTGTACATGGGTTGCATGAAATCAGGAGCTGTCGTAAGTGAAGA GGGCCAACAATGGTATGAACCTGAATGGTGGAAGTTCGGAGATTCAAAAAC GTATTTTCGCCATGCTTCTGGTGCTTTGTTTATCCTCTCTAACAATTTGGCACGCTACATCAACATAAACAG TGCATCATTACAGAGTTATGCCCATGATGACATATCAGTAGGTTCATGGATGATGGGGCTGAATTCTACTTATGTTGATGACGACCGTTTGTGCTGCGGCAGTTCTAGACAAG AGAAAGTATGTTCCCAGGCGTGA
- the LOC121054748 gene encoding flavonol synthase/flavanone 3-hydroxylase-like: MVHPAQGQMVQDLAASDLGAPPSRYVLREKDRPAAAGATQAQPELAAIPTVDVARLADPGDVGVGEAAGLRSALQSWGLFAVTGHGMPEPFLDEVLAATREFFHLPPEEKERYSNVVDVDGGGGEKFQFQPEGYGIDRVDTDEQILDWCDRLYLQVQPEEERRLEFWPAHPPALRPLLEEYTLRSEQVFRRVLAATARALGFDEEFFSDKVGERVATYARFTYYPPCPQPELVYGLKPHTDNSVLTVLLLDKNVGGLQLFKDGRWLDIPVLTHELLVVAGDEIEIMSNGVFMAPVHRVVTSDRERMSVVMFYQPEPHKDLAPSEELVGEERPALYTKLKAKDFGDGFWDAFAAGERTIDFLKVKVEQQKPEAAAVSS, translated from the exons ATGGTGCACCCAGCTCAGGGTCAGATGGTGCAGGACCTGGCCGCCAGCGACCTCGgggcgccgccgagccggtACGTGCTCAGGGAGAAGGaccgcccggccgccgccggcgccacgcAGGCGCAGCCGGAGCTGGCCGCCATCCCCACCGTAGACGTGGCCCGCCTCGCCGAccccggcgacgtcggcgtcggcgaggccgccgGGCTCCGGTCGGCGCTCCAGTCGTGGGGCCTCTTCGCGGTGACCGGCCACGGCATGCCGGAGCCGTTCCTCGACGAGGTCCTCGCCGCGACGAGGGAGTTCTTCCACCTGCCgccggaggagaaggagaggtaCAGCAACGtggtcgacgtcgacggcggcggcggcgagaagtTCCAGTTCCAGCCCGAGGGTTACGGCATCGACCGCGTCGACACCGACGAGCAGATCCTCGACTGGTGCGACCGGCTCTACCTCCAGGTGcagccggaggaggagcggcggctggAGTTCTGGCCGGCCCACCCGCCGGCGCTCCGGCCGCTCCTGGAGGAGTACACGCTGCGGAGCGAGCAGGTCTTCAGGCGCGTGCTCGCCGCCACGGCGAGGGCGCTGGGGTTCGACGAGGAGTTCTTCTCCGACAAGGTCGGCGAGAGGGTCGCGACGTACGCGCGGTTCACCTACTACCCGCCATGCCCGCAGCCGGAGCTCGTCTACGGCCTCAAGCCCCACACCGACAACTCCGTCCTCACCGTGCTCCTCCTCGACAAGAACGTCGGCGGCCTCCAGCTGTTCAAGGACGGCCGCTGGCTTGACATCCCGGTGCTCACCCACGagcttctcgtcgtcgccggcgacgagatcGAG ATCATGAGCAATGGCGTGTTCATGGCGCCGGTGCACAGGGTGGTGACGAGCGACAGGGAGAGGATGTCGGTGGTGATGTTCTACCAGCCGGAGCCGCACAAGGATCTGGCGCCGTCGGAGGAGCTggtcggcgaggagcggccggcgctGTACACGAAGCTGAAGGCCAAGGACTTCGGCGACGGCTTCTGGGacgcgttcgccgccggcgagcgcaCCATCGACTTCCTCAAGGTCAAGGTCGAGCAGCAGaagccggaggcggcggccgtctCCAGCTAG